In the genome of Phoenix dactylifera cultivar Barhee BC4 unplaced genomic scaffold, palm_55x_up_171113_PBpolish2nd_filt_p 000853F, whole genome shotgun sequence, one region contains:
- the LOC103700375 gene encoding F-box/LRR-repeat protein 3-like, translated as MAKRESAKREEDGAKVCINEALTDDELRAVLATLDREEEKDTFGLVCKRWFRLQSSERRRLRARAGPAMLRRMADRFSGLVELDLSQSASRSFYPGVTDSDLSVIAAGFRVLRVLNLQNCKGVTDSGMLILGNGLPTLQSLDISHCRKLTDKGLTAVALGCCNLRRFHLAGCKSITDDLLQALSRSCSHLEELGLAGCNSITDSGLSFLANGCRFIKYLDVSKCSKISDIGVSRVAEVSSSYLKTLKLLDCYKVGDKSIFTLANSCHNLETLVIGGCRDVSDESMKSLALACVNSLKNLRMDWCLNVTDLSLNCLLSNCRYLMALDIGCCDKVTDSAFQSLGMGGFESDLKVLKASNCLRITVTGVGTILQYCRSMEYLDLRSCPNVTRLGCEQAGLQFPEHCKTNFDGSLSESDAMVDMFFEGRPE; from the exons ATGGCAAAACGGGAGAGCGCCAAGCGCGAGGAGGATGGGGCGAAGGTATGCATCAACGAGGCCCTCACCGACGACGAGCTCCGGGCGGTGTTGGCGACGCTGgacagggaggaggagaaggacacGTTTGGCCTCGTGTGCAAGCGGTGGTTCCGGCTGCAGAGCTCCGAGCGGCGCCGCCTTCGGGCCCGGGCGGGCCCCGCCATGCTCCGCCGCATGGCCGACCGCTTCTCCGGCCTCGTCGAGCTCGACCTCTCCCAGTCCGCCTCCCGCTCCTTCTATCCCGGCGTCACCGATTCTGATCTCTCCGTAATTGCAGCCGGGTTCCGGGTCTTGCGAGTTCTTAATCTCCAGAATTGTAAAG GTGTTACTGATTCCGGGATGCTAATTCTGGGAAATGGCCTTCCAACGCTCCAATCCTTGGACATTTCGCACTGCAGAAAACTTACAGACAAGGGATTGACAGCTGTTGCACTGGGTTGTTGCAATTTGAGAAGGTTCCACCTTGCTGGCTGCAAGTCCATCACAGATGATCTACTGCAAGCTTTATCCAGGAGCTGCTCTCACCTAGAAGAGCTAGGATTAGCAGGTTGCAACAGCATAACCGACTCCGGGCTCTCATTTCTTGCTAATGGCTGTCGTTTTATTAAATATTTGGATGTTAGTAAATGCAGCAAGATTAGTGATATTGGAGTTTCAAGAGTTGCTGAGGTCTCTTCATCATATCTGAAGACCCTAAAGCTGTTGGATTGCTACAAAGTTGGTGATAAATCCATATTTACCTTGGCTAACTCCTGCCATAACCTTGAGACCCTGGTTATTGGTGGATGTCGTGATGTTTCTGATGAGTCAATGAAATCCTTAGCGCTTGCCTGTGTTAACAGCCTGAAGAACTTGCGAATGGATTGGTGTTTAAACGTCACCGACTTATCCTTGAACTGCTTGCTGTCAAATTGTAGATATCTTATGGCTCTTGATATTGGGTGCTGTGATAAAGTAACAGATTCAGCATTTCAGTCGCTAGGAATGGGAGGCTTTGAGTCAGATTTGAAAGTTTTGAAGGCCAGTAACTGCCTAAGGATCACAGTTACAGGAGTAGGCACAATATTACAGTACTGCAGGTCCATGGAGTATCTTGACTTACGGTCCTGTCCAAATGTTACAAGGCTTGGTTGTGAGCAAGCTGGTTTACAGTTTCCTGAACACTGTAAAACGAACTTTGATGGCAGCTTATCAGAGAGTGATGCTATGGTCGACATGTTTTTTGAAGGCAGACCCGAATAA
- the LOC103698099 gene encoding miraculin, translating to MPNPTTSTMKLILLFSAFFLLSSLTTLAAAEVVLDRDGNELRRGVEYYIYPGITDVAGGLTLASRNHSCPLDVTLAISPTSNGLPLTFLPADPEEDTINTSTDLNIVFSAVTICVQSTVWKLDFDDAAGRFYVTTGGVAGNPGRETLANWFKIENDRGAYKLVFCPTVCDICKPVCGNLGVYREDGRLWLGINSDAPLPVEFRGA from the coding sequence ATGCCCAACCCTACCACATCAACCATGAAGCTAATTCTTCTATTCTCggccttcttccttctctcctcccTCACAACACTAGCAGCCGCCGAGGTCGTCCTCGACAGGGATGGCAACGAGCTACGACGTGGGGTAGAATACTACATCTACCCCGGCATCACTGACGTCGCCGGCGGTCTTACCCTTGCAAGCCGGAACCACTCTTGTCCACTGGATGTGACCCTTGCAATCTCTCCAACCAGTAATGGCCTTCCCCTCACCTTCTTGCCGGCCGATCCCGAGGAGGACACCATCAATACATCGACGGACTTAAATATTGTCTTCTCGGCTGTTACCATCTGTGTGCAGTCTACAGTGTGGAAGCTCGACTTCGATGACGCCGCCGGGCGTTTTTATGTGACGACGGGCGGCGTCGCCGGGAATCCCGGCCGTGAGACGTTGGCCAACTGGTTCAAGATAGAGAACGATCGTGGTGCCTATAAGCTGGTTTTCTGTCCCACGGTGTGTGATATATGCAAGCCTGTTTGTGGGAATTTGGGTGTATACCGGGAGGACGGGAGGCTATGGCTGGGGATCAACTCCGATGCACCACTCCCGGTTGAGTTCAGAGGGGCATAA
- the LOC120107414 gene encoding long chain acyl-CoA synthetase 1-like, translated as MKEILSADCKSAQRLKSIVSFASTTREQIDAATNSGVKVHSWNEFLQMVSLLRFCLHILTISSNQEIILVALLTTKTERKLL; from the exons ATGAAAGAA ATTCTATCTGCCGATTGCAAATCTGCTCAGCGACTGAAAT cgattgtttcatttgcttcaACAACAAGGGAACAGATTGATGCTGCCACTAACTCTGGAGTGAAAGTGCATTCCTGGAATGAATTCCTCCAGATGGTTAGTCTCTTGAGATTTTGTCTACACATATTAACTATATCTAGCAATCAAGAAATCATCTTGGTGGCCCTTCTTACTACCAAAACTGAGAGAAAGTTACTGTAA
- the LOC120107413 gene encoding cytosolic sulfotransferase 8-like: protein MAHSQSYPLSKCLPSQTEEEMENQKRTYQYFRHLVSTLPRVGGFKRPFYCYNGWYARLPSLVSAMVAREHFQAQPTDVLLATCPKSGTTWLKALLFATVNRSSHTNSHPPLATLSPHQCVPSLEFSVYVNDRIPDLDALSSPRLFGTHIPFQSLPASVIDSGCRIVYLYRDPKDCFISLWHFANKFRAKDNIELWTLDEFLEHFSNGISPFGPYWDHVLGYWNGHLERPQKVLFLKYEELMQHPEVHLKRLAEFVGCPFTEDEEKEGVVEGIIRLCSFENLSNLEVNKIGRSELAIGTVENSIFFRRGEVGDWVNHLTPEMARRLEEITESKFRGSGLSF from the coding sequence ATGGCTCACTCTCAATCCTACCCCTTGTCCAAATGCCTGCCTTCCCAAACCGAAGAAGAGATGGAAAACCAGAAGAGGACCTATCAATACTTCAGGCACCTGGTTTCCACCCTTCCGAGAGTTGGAGGCTTTAAGCGCCCCTTCTACTGCTATAATGGCTGGTATGCGAGGCTGCCTTCGTTGGTGTCCGCTATGGTCGCCCGAGAGCACTTCCAGGCCCAACCTACAGATGTGCTCCTTGCTACCTGCCCCAAGAGTGGAACCACATGGCTTAAGGCCCTTCTTTTTGCGACGGTGAATCGCAGCTCTCACACCAATTCTCACCCACCCCTCGCCACCCTTAGCCCTCATCAATGTGTTCCCTCCCTCGAGTTCTCGGTTTACGTGAATGATCGCATCCCTGACCTGGATGCGCTCTCCTCACCGAGGCTCTTCGGCACCCATATCCCATTCCAATCACTACCGGCGTCCGTCATAGACTCTGGTTGCAGAATTGTCTATCTGTATCGTGATCCGAAGGATTGTTTCATCTCCTTGTGGCACTTCGCCAACAAGTTCAGAGCCAAGGATAATATTGAGCTCTGGACTCTCGATGAATTTCTCGAGCACTTCTCCAATGGGATCTCCCCCTTCGGGCCTTATTGGGATCATGTGCTGGGATACTGGAATGGGCACCTGGAAAGGCCTCAGAAGGTCTTGTTTCTCAAATATGAAGAGCTAATGCAGCACCCTGAGGTTCATCTGAAAAGGTTGGCGGAGTTCGTTGGGTGTCCTTTCActgaggatgaagagaaggaagggGTGGTGGAAGGCATCATAAGGCTGTGCTCATTCGAaaacttgagcaatttggaggTGAATAAGATTGGAAGGTCGGAGCTGGCGATCGGAACAGTTGAGAATAGCATATTTTTCAGGCGCGGTGAGGTTGGAGATTGGGTGAATCATCTTACACCGGAGATGGCTCGGCGATTGGAGGAGATTACGGAGAGCAAGTTTAGAGGTTCCGGTCTGAGCTTTTAG